In Daucus carota subsp. sativus chromosome 4, DH1 v3.0, whole genome shotgun sequence, one DNA window encodes the following:
- the LOC108218547 gene encoding trihelix transcription factor DF1, translated as MLHGASPPPPPPGFAGIGGAPAMEVEEEGGGGGGEESERTSGSSGGNRWPKQETIALLKIRSEMDAEFRDSSLKGPLWQQVSGKLAELGYNRSAKKCREKFENVYKYNKRTKDGRTTKPDGKTYRFFDELQALDTQSSSQPARIVATSSMLLNTTTQTIPTSTVSSTPSPIASTLNMSTNPIPSIRVGDVPSFNMVSLSNSTFSSSSTSSDEQRGERKRKRKSKWKDFFEGLMGEVIKKQEELEKKFLDELEKRERDRMIREEAWRVQEMTRINREHELLVQERSMAAAKDAAVLEFLQKISDQQKNPSSNPITIPQLQQLQLQIQPLVQPSQPPPPPPPIPQQLVIPQPQPQPQPSTPAVAPPQPQSSRGGTDNLQPPAPSRWPKAEIEALILLRKDLDNKYNETSPKGPLWEDISAGMRRMGYNRNAKRCKEKWENINKYYKKVKESNKKRPEDAKTCPYFHQLDALYKEKSKLSHGSASTPMLPNIVQPEQQWPLQQHRQQQQDTEMEDPESENNDNFNEGDEEDGEDDDDTGAGYEIVPNKQPASSQGF; from the exons ATGCTGCACGGAGCTtcaccacctccacctccgcCGGGATTTGCGGGAATTGGCGGTGCACCAGCGATGGAAGTGGAGGAAGAAGGCGGCGGAGGTGGCGGTGAAGAGAGTGAGAGGACTTCCGGCAGCAGTGGCGGAAACAGGTGGCCGAAACAAGAGACTATAGCGCTGTTGAAGATACGATCTGAAATGGATGCGGAGTTCAGAGATTCGAGTCTTAAAGGACCATTATGGCAACAAGTTTCCGG GAAACTAGCTGAGCTCGGATATAATAGAAGTGCCAAGAAATGTAGAGAGAAGTTTGAGAATGTTTACAAGTACAATAAAAGAACCAAAGATGGCCGGACTACAAAGCCGGATGGCAAAACCTATCGCTTTTTTGATGAGTTACAAGCATTGGATACTCAATCCTCCTCACAACCTGCTCGAATTGTAGCCACTTCATCAATGTTACTCAATACGACTACACAGACTATTCCGACTAGTACTGTTTCATCGACCCCAAGCCCCATAGCAAGCACTCTCAACATGTCTACAAATCCGATCCCTTCAATTCGAGTTGGGGATGTTCCATCCTTTAACATGGTTAGTCTCTCCAATTCAACATTTTCATCCTCGTCTACTTCTTCAGACGAGCAACGTGGAGAGAGGAAGCGAAAGAGGAAGAGTAAATGGAAGGACTTTTTTGAGGGCTTGATGGGAGAAGTGATCAAGAAGCAGGAGGAATTGGAGAAGAAGTTTTTGGATGAATTGGAGAAAAGGGAACGGGATAGAATGATCAGAGAAGAGGCTTGGAGAGTGCAAGAAATGACTAGAATCAACAGAGAGCATGAGTTATTAGTCCAAGAAAGATCCATGGCTGCTGCTAAAGACGCTGCTGTCCTTGAATTCTTGCAGAAGATATCAGATCAACAAAAAAATCCTTCCTCAAACCCCATCACTATACCTCAGCTTCAGCAATTACAGTTACAAATTCAACCTCTAGTTCAGCCATCACAaccaccgccaccaccaccaccaatcCCACAACAACTCGTGATTCCACAACcgcaaccacaaccacaaccatCAACTCCAGCAGTAGCACCACCGCAGCCACAAAGTAGCCGCGGTGGCACTGACAATCTTCAACCCCCAGCTCCATCCAGGTGGCCTAAAGCTGAAATTGAAGCACTAATCCTTCTAAGAAAAGACCTCGACAACAAGTACAATGAGACAAGTCCAAAGGGACCATTATGGGAGGACATTTCAGCTGGAATGCGGAGAATGGGATACAATCGTAACGCAAAGAGGTGCAAGGAGAAGTGGGAGAACATCAATAAGTACTACAAGAAGGTAAAAGAGAGCAACAAGAAAAGACCCGAAGATGCTAAAACATGCCCTTATTTCCACCAGCTAGATGCATTGTACAAAGAAAAATCTAAACTATCACATGGGTCAGCCAGCACTCCTATGCTTCCCAATATAGTGCAGCCTGAACAACAATGGCCTCTCCAGCAGCACCGCCAGCAGCAACAGGACACAGAAATGGAGGACCCCGAAAGCGAGAACAACGATAACTTCAACGAAGGTGACGAAGAAGACGGcgaggatgatgatgataccGGAGCAGGGTACGAGATTGTGCCAAACAAGCAGCCAGCATCTTCACAGggattttga
- the LOC108216357 gene encoding sm-like protein LSM3A: MSSNNNSGGGGGGAEEEIAVKEPLDLIRLSLDERIYVKLRSDRELRGKLHAYDQHLNMILGDVEEIVTTVEIDDETYEEIVRATRRTVPFLFVRGDGVILVSPPLRTA, from the exons ATGTCAAGCAACAACAAcagtggaggtggaggtggaggagcAGAAGAAGAAATAGCAGTGAAAGAACCTTTGGATCTCATTCGTCTCAGTCTCGACGAGCGTATCTACGTCAAGCTCCGTTCTGACCGCGAGCTCCGCGGCAAACTACAC GCTTATGATCAGCACTTGAATATGATTCTTGGGGATGTTGAAGAAATCGTTACAACTGTAGAGATCGATGATGAAACTTATGAGGAGATTGTCagg GCCACACGCCGTACAGTTCCATTTCTGTTTGTTAGAGGAGATGGTGTCATTTTGGTGTCTCCTCCACTACGAACGGCTTGA
- the LOC108215559 gene encoding pentatricopeptide repeat-containing protein At1g03540, protein MKLFCIHTRHYSSYISFNLNPAKTPSTATPSVSDLLSLCKSGDLFDALKLLNSIDSRTILVKPLVYASILQTCTKVQSLKHGLQLHCHVIKSGLETDRFVGNSLLALYFKLGSNFDETRRVFDGLYVKDVVTWTSMISGYIKVGKARNSLDLYWRMVGEDVEPNGFTLSSVIKACSELGELNLGRGFHGVVFRRGFDGNNVIVSALIDMYGKNKQASYAIRLFGEMVEPDCICCTSVISACTRSDLYEKALGFFYMTQRNYPFVPDEYTFGSVLMACGNLGRIKQGKEVHAKVIVVGETNNVVVGSSLVDMYGKCGSVTNSRLVFDRMTRNNAVTLSALLNAYCQNGDFEIVIELFREMEVDLYSFGTVLRSCAGLAAVRQAKEVHCQYLRRGGWRDIVVESALVDVYSKCGCIDFAYRIFKKMVSRNLVTWNSMICGLAQNGRGIETLKALNEMIEEGTTPDYITFVGVLFACSHAGLVHKGRKNFNLMTEKYGIKAGVEHYNCMVDLLGRAGQIEEAESLLNKSDLSNDSSLWAALLGACATSRNSTAAERIAKKMMELEPNNHLSYVLLANVYRDSGRWSDADKIRKLMQDRGVKKIMPGKSWIDIQGSLSLSSDKAYVKFPG, encoded by the coding sequence ATGAAGCTATTCTGTATCCATACCCGTCACTACAGCTCTTACATTTCTTTCAATCTCAACCCGGCCAAAACCCCATCAACAGCAACCCCAAGTGTATCTGACCTGCTCTCACTCTGCAAATCAGGTGATCTTTTTGATGCCCTTAAGCTTTTAAACTCGATTGATTCCAGAACTATACTTGTTAAACCACTTGTATATGCTTCTATATTACAAACGTGTACTAAAGTTCAGTCCCTTAAACATGGGTTGCAATTACATTGTCATGTTATTAAATCAGGGCTTGAAACAGATAGGTTTGTTGGGAATAGTTTACTTGCTCTTTACTTTAAACTGGGTTCAAATTTTGATGAAACTAGGAGGGTTTTTGATGGGCTTTATGTTAAAGATGTTGTTACTTGGACCTCGATGATTTCGGGGTATATTAAGGTGGGGAAAGCTAGAAATTCACTTGATTTGTATTGGAGAATGGTGGGGGAGGATGTTGAGCCAAATGGGTTTACTCTGTCTTCTGTGATTAAGGCGTGTTCTGAACTCGGGGAGTTGAATTTAGGTAGAGGGTTTCATGGGGTGGTTTTTAGACGCGGGTTTGATGGGAATAATGTAATTGTCAGTGCGTTGATCGATATGTATGGGAAGAATAAACAGGCAAGTTATGCAATTAGGTTGTTTGGTGAAATGGTTGAACCGGATTGTATTTGCTGTACTTCAGTTATTTCTGCATGCACAAGAAGTGATTTGTATGAAAAGGCTTTAGGGTTTTTTTATATGACCCAAAGAAACTACCCGTTTGTCCCTGATGAGTACACATTCGGGTCTGTTTTGATGGCTTGTGGTAATTTGGGTAGAATAAAGCAAGGTAAAGAAGTACACGCCAAGGTCATTGTAGTCGGAGAGACTAATAATGTGGTTGTTGGGAGTAGTCTTGTAGACATGTACGGGAAATGTGGATCGGTTACCAATTCTCGACTTGTTTTTGATAGGATGACTAGAAACAATGCGGTCACTTTGTCTGCTTTGCTCAATGCTTACTGTCAAAATGGTGATTTTGAAATTGTCATAGAGCTTTTTAGGGAAATGGAGGTTGATCTCTATAGCTTTGGAACTGTTCTTCGTTCTTGTGCTGGGTTGGCAGCTGTAAGACAAGCAAAAGAGGTTCATTGCCAGTATTTGAGGAGGGGTGGTTGGAGAGATATTGTAGTTGAATCAGCTCTTGTTGATGTATATTCGAAATGTGGTTGCATCGATTTTGCGTACAGGATATTTAAGAAAATGGTGTCTAGGAATCTTGTGACTTGGAACTCGATGATTTGTGGCTTGGCTCAAAATGGAAGAGGTATAGAAACACTTAAAGCGTTAAATGAAATGATCGAGGAGGGCACTACACCTGATTACATTACTTTTGTTGGAGTCCTTTTTGCTTGTAGCCATGCAGGTTTAGTTCACAAAGGGCGAAAAAATTTCAACCTAATGACTGAAAAGTATGGTATTAAGGCTGGTGTGGAACATTATAATTGCATGGTCGATCTCCTAGGGCGTGCAGGACAGATAGAAGAGGCAGAAAGCTTGCTAAACAAATCAGATCTAAGTAACGATTCTTCTCTTTGGGCAGCACTTCTCGGTGCTTGCGCCACTAGTAGAAATTCCACAGCCGCTGAACGTATTGCCAAGAAGATGATGGAATTGGAACCAAACAACCATTTGAGCTATGTGCTACTAGCTAATGTTTATAGGGATTCTGGTCGGTGGAGTGATGCTGATAAGATTAGAAAGCTAATGCAAGATCGAGGTGTGAAGAAGATAATGCCTGGGAAGAGTTGGATTGATATTCAGGGAAGCTTGAGTTTGTCTTCTGATAAGGCCTATGTGAAATTCCCTGGATAA
- the LOC108218717 gene encoding exocyst complex component SEC5A — protein sequence MSSDSDEDELLQMALQEQSQRDVNYQKSSSSGKPVRNHVQQPAKASPARQSRKSNQSSSARKQRQSEDYDDDSEVEMLSISSGDEDLGRDRAVRPPKGGRDDDKWDGGEPDCWKRVDEGELGRRVRDMREARTAPIVQIDQKPANLRKGLQNLQSIPRGIECIDPLGLGLIDNKSLRLVYDRKALSPSKAEKDYPDQELREKLMYFSEKFDAKLFLSRVHQETSADDLEAGAIALKTDFEGRTSQRKKLVKENFDCFVSCKTTIDDIETKLSRIEEDPEGSGTTHLYDCIQGVSSVANRAFEPLFERQAQTEKIRSVQGMLQRFRTLFNLPSTIRNSISKGEYDLAVREYRKAKSIVLPMHVGILKRVLEEVEKVMQEFKGMLYKSMEDPHIDLTKLENTVRLLLELEPELDPVWHYLNIQNQRIRGLIEKCTLDHEAMMEQLQNEIREKAVSEAKWRQLQQAMNDPLDDDYGSTLEDIEPLMLSSEEVDAYRGKYIRRLTAVLILHVPAFWKTAQSVSSGKFAKSSQVSGETNVSSSANKNEERGEGKFSAHSLEEVAGMIRDTISAYESKVQNTFQDFEELNILRPYMNDSIMEISKACQAFEADSAPSVAVTAMRTLQSEITKVYILRLCSWMRTSTEELAKEESWTPVSVLERNKSPYTISLLPLAFRSILVSAMDQINLMVQSLRSEAKRSEDIYMQLQEIQESARLAFLNCLLDFAGHLERIGGELAQNKSNRGSPHFENGYSDDQPQMSFDPLPESVIHPLQQLLMVLSNIGYCKDELSRELYNKYKHIWQQSRGKEEEDADMQDLSTSFSGLEEKVLAQYTFAKAQLIRAAAVNYMLDAGVQWGSAPAVKGVRDAAVELLHSLVAVHAEVFAGCKPLLDKTLGILVEGLIDTLLSLFHENEEKDLRALDANGFCQLMLELEYFETILNPYFTHEARDSLKSLQGVLLEKATESVTESAENERQQGSAVSPDDLIALAQQYSSELLQAELERTRVNTACFVESYPLDSVPESTRASIRGSIDSPSGSFKSSQSFQGRQRRR from the exons ATGTCTAGCGACAGTGACGAAGACGAGCTATTGCAAATGGCTCTTCAAGAGCAATCTCAACGCGATGTCAATTACCAGAAATCGTCGTCTTCCGGCAAGCCTGTCCGGAATCACGTCCAGCAGCCGGCGAAGGCGTCGCCGGCGAGGCAGTCACGGAAATCTAATCAGTCTTCTTCCGCGCGGAAGCAGCGCCAGTCGGAGGATTATGATGATGATTCGGAGGTGGAGATGTTGAGTATCTCGTCCGGCGACGAGGATTTGGGAAGAGATCGAGCCGTGAGGCCTCCCAAAGGCGGGAGGGATGATGATAAGTGGGACGGTGGAGAGCCTGATTGCTGGAAGCGTGTCGATGAAGGGGAG CTTGGTCGTAGGGTCCGTGATATGCGGGAGGCAAGAACAGCTCCTATAGTACAGATTGATCAGAAACCAGCTAATTTGAGAAAAGGGCTTCAAAATTTACAATCTATTCCCCGCGGTATTGAATGTATAGATCCTCTTGGATTAGG GCTAATAGATAACAAATCACTAAGGTTGGTCTACGACCGGAAAGCCCTTTCTCCATCCAAAGCCGAGAAAGACTACCCAGATCAAGAACTTCGCG AGAAATTAATGTATTTTTCTGAGAAGTTTGATGCAAAATTGTTTTTGTCGCGAGTTCACCAAGAAACAAGTGCAGACGATCTTGAGGCTGGGGCAATTGCTCTGAAAACTGATTTTGAAGGAAGGACTTCACAAAGGAAAAAGCTAgttaaagaaaattttgattgcTTTGTCTCTTGCAAAACTACAATTGATG ATATTGAGACAAAATTGTCACGCATAGAAGAAGACCCAGAAGGCTCGGGAACAACTCATTTGTATGATTGCATCCAAGGAGTTAGTTCAGTGGCTAATCGTGCTTTTGAACCATTGTTTGAGCGTCAg GCCCAAACTGAGAAAATACGATCTGTCCAAGGAATGCTTCAGAGGTTCAGGACACTTTTCAATTTGCCCAGTACCATTCGTAATAGCATTAGTAAGGGAGAATATGATTTGGCTGTTAGAGAATACAGGAAAGCGAAGTCGATTGTGCTGCCTATGCAT gTGGGAATACTTAAACGTGTCCTTGAAGAGGTTGAAAAAGTAATGCAGGAGTTCAAAGGCATGCTTTACAAGTCTATGGAAGATCCACACATTGACCTAACAAAA CTTGAGAACACTGTGAGACTCTTACTGGAGCTGGAACCTGAACTGGATCCTGTTTGGCATTATTTGAATATACAG AATCAAAGAATTAGAGGTTTGATTGAAAAGTGCACCTTAGATCATGAAGCAATGATGGAACAGTTGCAAAATGAGATACGGGAAAAAGCTGTTTCTGAGGCAAAGTGGAGGCAGCTGCAGCAAGCTATGAATGATCCG TTGGATGACGATTATGGTAGTACTCTGGAAGATATAGAGCCACTAATGTTAAGCAGCGAAGAAGTTGATGCTTATAGAGGGAAGTATATCCGTAGATTAACTGCTGTTCTTATTCTTCATGTTCCAGCCTTCTGGAAAACAGCTCAATCAGTCTCCAGTGGAAAATTTGCAAAG tcCTCCCAAGTTTCTGGTGAAACGAATGTTAGCTCTTctgcaaataaaaatgaagaAAGAGGAGAGGGAAAATTTTCAGCACATTCTCTCGAAGAAGTTGCTGGAATGATACGTGATACTATATCTGCATACGAGTCTAAG GTTCAGAATACGTTTCAGGACTTTGAAGAATTAAACATCCTTCGCCCATACATGAACGATTCCATTATGGAGATATCTAAAGCATGCCAAGCATTTGAAGCAGACTCCGCACCCTCTGTTGCTG TAACTGCTATGCGGACGCTTCAGTCTGAGATTACAAAAGTTTACATACTAAGACTTTGTTCATGGATgagaacttcaactgaagagcTAGCGAAAGAAGAATCATGGACCCCGGTGTCTGTCCTTGAAAGAAACAAGTCTCCTTACACAATTTCTTTGTTGCCACTAGCTTTTCGTTCAATCTTAGTTTCGGCAATGGACCAAATCAACTT GATGGTGCAGTCTTTAAGAAGTGAAGCTAAGAGGTCGGAAGACATCTATATGCAGCTTCAAGAAATTCAGGAATCTGCTAGACTTGCATTTCTAAATTGTTTGCTGGATTTTGCTG GTCATCTAGAACGCATTGGCGGGGAGCTTGCACAAAACAAGTCAAATAGAGGAAGTCCACATTTTGAAAATGGATATTCAGACGACCAACCTCAGATGTCATTTGATCCTTTACCGGAAAGTGTGATTCATCCTCTCCAACAACTACTAATGGTCTTGAGTAATATAGGGTATTGCAAGGATGAACTTTCCCGTGAGCTTTACAACAAATACAAACATATCTGGCAGCAATCCAG AGGAAAGGAGGAAGAGGATGCTGATATGCAGGATTTGTCTACATCCTTCTCTGGACTTGAAGAGAAGGTCCTTGCACAGTACACTTTTGCAAAG GCACAACTAATTAGAGCCGCAGCTGTGAACTATATGTTGGATGCTGGAGTGCAATGGGGAAGTGCACCTGCAGTCAAA GGTGTGCGAGATGCAGCTGTGGAGTTGCTGCACAGTCTAGTAGCTGTGCATGCAGAG GTCTTTGCTGGCTGTAAGCCCTTGCTGGATAAAACACTTGGTATCCTAGTTGAAGGTTTGATTGATACATTGCTCAGCCTTTTCCATGAAAATGAAGAGAAAGATCTTAGAGCATTGGATGCAAATGGTTTCTGTCAGCTTATGCTAGAG CTTGAATATTTTGAGACCATATTAAATCCTTATTTTACGCATGAGGCGAGAGATTCGCTGAAATCTTTACAAGGGGTTCTACTGGAGAAAGCCACCGAGAGTGTAACTGAGTCTGCTGAGAATGAGAGACAACAGGGTTCTGCTGTTTCACCAGATGATCTGATT GCTCTCGCCCAGCAGTACAGCTCAGAACTTCTTCAAGCAGAGCTTGAGAGGACGCGAGTTAACACCGCATGCTTTGTAGAGTCGTATCCTTTGGACTCTGTTCCAGAATCAACCAGAGCTTCCATTAGAGGAtcgattgattctcctagtggAAGCTTCAAAAGCTCACAAAGTTTCCAAGGCAGGCAGAGGCGTAGATAA